A part of Larkinella insperata genomic DNA contains:
- a CDS encoding FecR family protein: MNQYDFDQLLQKYLAGQCSPEEEEQVLRWSAHVLNDEREPLTTGEQQETRKRLWNHLQASARTKSYRLPWQQLALAAVVVLVSGLAYFFYRSPKNPPNRPTTAHLSAEPAAKPFAPGGYVVTKNTSSLPLDVTLEDGTVISLKKNSLLSYPRHFDAKNRKVMLEGGAFFKVKRDVSRPFLVYTGELVTQVLGTSFTVESYRHAKTIEVQVVSGRVSVYENRRQSVQNRNGMILNPNQKITFDKTAKKLVAGLVAAPLIIEPPREKSELVFEEMPLPRVLEALQKAYQIEIISETPALETCVFTGNLNDLSLHTQLMFICKSVNASYELRGTTFFVRGDGCY, encoded by the coding sequence ATGAATCAGTACGATTTTGATCAGTTGTTACAAAAGTACCTGGCTGGGCAATGCAGCCCGGAGGAGGAAGAGCAGGTGCTGAGGTGGTCGGCCCACGTGCTGAACGACGAGCGCGAACCACTCACGACCGGCGAGCAGCAGGAAACCCGGAAGCGGCTCTGGAATCATTTGCAGGCATCGGCGCGGACGAAGTCTTACCGCCTACCCTGGCAGCAACTGGCGCTGGCGGCTGTTGTGGTGCTGGTTTCGGGACTGGCTTACTTCTTCTACCGCTCCCCGAAAAACCCGCCAAACCGTCCCACGACAGCTCATCTGTCCGCCGAACCAGCCGCCAAACCGTTTGCGCCGGGCGGTTATGTGGTCACGAAAAACACCTCGTCTTTGCCTCTTGACGTGACGCTGGAAGACGGCACGGTGATTTCGCTCAAAAAGAACAGTCTGCTGAGTTATCCGCGGCATTTCGACGCCAAAAATCGGAAGGTGATGCTGGAAGGCGGGGCGTTTTTTAAGGTCAAACGGGATGTATCACGGCCTTTTCTGGTTTACACCGGCGAACTGGTTACGCAGGTGCTGGGAACGAGCTTTACGGTGGAATCGTACCGTCATGCCAAAACGATCGAGGTGCAGGTGGTGTCGGGCCGGGTGTCGGTCTACGAAAACAGGCGGCAGTCGGTCCAGAACCGCAACGGCATGATTCTGAATCCGAATCAGAAAATCACTTTCGACAAAACCGCCAAAAAGCTGGTGGCCGGGCTGGTGGCCGCCCCCCTGATCATCGAACCACCCCGCGAAAAAAGCGAGCTGGTTTTCGAGGAAATGCCGTTGCCGCGCGTGCTGGAAGCCCTGCAAAAAGCCTATCAAATCGAGATTATCTCGGAAACGCCCGCGCTGGAAACCTGCGTGTTCACCGGCAACCTCAACGACCTGTCGCTCCACACCCAGCTTATGTTTATCTGCAAATCCGTCAACGCCAGCTACGAACTCCGGGGCACCACCTTCTTCGTACGGGGCGATGGCTGTTACTAA
- a CDS encoding pyridoxamine 5'-phosphate oxidase family protein — MQTPRTTPSRSAKRAHYDSESIYAILDEALYCTISYAVDGQPWSLPTAFARDGDRLLIHGSVGSHFIREVEKGIPVCISVTLLDGLVLAKSGFSHSVNYRSVIVFARAEKVDDYDQKVRALALITDQLIPNRWADLRPETASEIRKTTVLSFSLEEASAKTRTGGPNDEPEDKELPIWSGVIPLETVRRAAIPDESSQLLPLPAYLR, encoded by the coding sequence ATGCAAACGCCACGAACCACGCCCAGCCGCTCGGCCAAACGCGCCCACTACGACTCCGAATCCATTTACGCCATCCTGGACGAAGCCCTGTATTGCACCATCAGCTACGCCGTCGACGGTCAGCCCTGGTCGCTGCCCACGGCTTTTGCCCGCGACGGTGACCGGCTGCTGATCCACGGTTCGGTGGGCAGTCACTTCATCAGGGAGGTAGAGAAGGGCATTCCGGTCTGCATCTCGGTGACCCTCCTCGACGGGTTGGTGCTGGCTAAATCGGGATTCAGTCACTCGGTCAATTACCGCTCCGTGATCGTTTTTGCGCGGGCCGAAAAAGTGGACGACTACGACCAGAAAGTACGCGCCCTGGCCCTGATCACGGATCAACTCATCCCGAACCGGTGGGCGGATCTGCGCCCGGAAACCGCCAGCGAGATTCGCAAGACCACGGTGCTTTCGTTTTCGCTGGAAGAAGCTTCGGCCAAAACCCGGACCGGTGGCCCCAACGACGAACCCGAAGACAAGGAGTTGCCCATCTGGTCGGGCGTCATTCCGCTCGAAACCGTGCGCCGGGCGGCCATTCCGGATGAGTCGAGCCAGTTGTTGCCGTTGCCGGCGTACCTGCGCTAG
- a CDS encoding cupin domain-containing protein — MKPFLLLIFLGVFIQPSLAQTIPSKVYSWSKAPVTKYAGYEERTLVEGTTRDFNDFSVHGVTLFANQPEPPAQIVDDEILVIVKEGELTVTLGERIKTLGPGSVVLVVPGDAHRFTNKSTKPVTYFVIRYTSKEVPDLDLTRMAGGSFWIDWTTVPYKPHDKGGIRRMFDQSTVMCKRFEMHVTTLNPGLWSHPPHTHRAAEILLLIENTAQESIDGVLHPAEVGDIIFLESNVSHGIQNTGSKPCTYFAFQFE, encoded by the coding sequence ATGAAACCGTTCCTGCTGCTGATCTTTCTCGGTGTTTTTATCCAGCCCTCTCTGGCCCAAACCATTCCTTCGAAGGTCTATTCCTGGAGCAAAGCGCCGGTTACAAAGTACGCTGGTTACGAAGAACGGACGCTGGTGGAGGGCACTACGCGGGATTTCAACGACTTCAGCGTCCACGGCGTTACGCTTTTTGCCAACCAGCCGGAACCACCCGCCCAGATTGTGGACGACGAAATTCTGGTGATTGTTAAGGAAGGTGAATTGACCGTCACGCTGGGCGAGCGAATCAAAACGCTGGGGCCCGGCAGCGTGGTGCTGGTGGTACCGGGCGATGCGCACCGGTTTACCAACAAAAGCACTAAACCGGTGACCTACTTCGTGATACGGTATACCTCCAAGGAAGTGCCGGACCTGGACCTGACCCGGATGGCGGGCGGCTCGTTCTGGATCGACTGGACCACCGTGCCCTATAAACCCCACGACAAAGGCGGCATCCGGCGGATGTTCGACCAATCGACGGTCATGTGCAAACGCTTCGAAATGCACGTCACCACCCTGAATCCGGGCCTGTGGAGCCACCCGCCCCACACCCACCGGGCCGCCGAAATCCTGCTGCTAATCGAAAATACCGCCCAGGAAAGCATCGACGGAGTACTGCATCCGGCCGAAGTCGGCGACATCATTTTCCTGGAATCCAACGTCTCCCACGGCATCCAGAATACGGGTTCCAAACCGTGTACCTACTTCGCGTTCCAGTTCGAGTAA
- a CDS encoding aminotransferase-like domain-containing protein has product MLPFKSLIALDKSAQTAVFLQLAGQIRQLIGEGVLPTGQKLPGTRQLADLLKLHRKTVIAAYDELLAEGWLEARAGSGTFVAGQLPLVLPKPIDKRNDGQKGPAEPGYSFVRRAHLARPLLLMNDGLRLDDGFPDIRMAPMDELARAYRSYFQWGNPQQHFGYGDPKGNRLLREELSVFLNETRALQTTPDNILLVRGSIMGIHLASTLLLEPGQSAVVGETNWSGANMNFWQTGANLLTVPVDEHGMDVEALADICGRRSVRLVYVTPHHHYPTTVTMPPDRRLRLLQLSRQHGFAILEDDYDYEFHYLRRPILPLASADPHGMVIYVGSLSKSVAPAFRIGYVVAPEAVIDELARLRRIIDRQGDTMLEFAVGQLFRNGDLRRHLKKAHLAYAARCQHFCSLLENELNGVVQFAKPEGGLAVWARFDPNIDLKELAGKARREGLTFADGLAHNPPGQSLNSTRLGFASSTETELEQSVALMRKLTRG; this is encoded by the coding sequence ATGCTGCCGTTCAAATCCCTGATTGCCCTTGATAAATCCGCCCAAACGGCGGTGTTTCTGCAACTGGCCGGGCAAATCCGGCAACTGATTGGCGAAGGGGTATTGCCAACGGGACAGAAGTTGCCGGGTACGCGCCAGTTGGCTGATTTGCTGAAGCTCCACCGCAAAACCGTCATTGCCGCCTACGATGAACTGCTGGCGGAGGGCTGGCTCGAAGCGCGGGCGGGCAGCGGTACGTTTGTGGCGGGTCAGTTGCCGCTGGTGTTGCCAAAGCCCATTGACAAAAGAAATGACGGGCAAAAAGGCCCAGCGGAACCCGGTTATTCGTTCGTCCGGCGAGCGCACCTGGCCCGGCCCCTGTTGCTCATGAACGACGGCCTGCGGTTGGACGACGGTTTTCCGGATATTCGGATGGCCCCCATGGACGAACTGGCCCGGGCCTACCGCTCGTATTTTCAATGGGGCAATCCGCAGCAGCATTTTGGCTACGGCGACCCGAAAGGCAACCGGCTATTGCGGGAAGAACTATCGGTTTTTCTGAATGAAACCCGGGCGCTCCAGACCACGCCGGACAACATTTTGCTGGTGCGGGGCAGCATCATGGGCATCCATCTGGCGAGCACCTTGCTGCTGGAACCGGGCCAGAGCGCCGTGGTGGGCGAAACCAACTGGTCGGGGGCCAACATGAATTTTTGGCAAACCGGTGCCAACCTGCTGACGGTTCCCGTCGATGAGCACGGGATGGACGTGGAGGCTCTGGCCGACATCTGCGGGCGTCGGTCGGTTCGGCTGGTGTATGTGACGCCCCACCACCATTACCCGACCACCGTAACGATGCCGCCCGACCGCCGGCTGCGGCTCCTGCAACTCAGCCGGCAGCACGGTTTTGCGATTCTGGAAGACGATTATGATTACGAATTTCACTACCTCCGTCGCCCGATTCTGCCGCTGGCCAGTGCCGATCCGCACGGCATGGTGATTTACGTCGGCTCGCTGTCGAAGTCGGTGGCTCCGGCGTTTCGGATTGGGTACGTGGTGGCTCCGGAAGCCGTCATTGATGAACTGGCCCGTCTGCGCCGGATCATCGACCGGCAGGGCGACACCATGCTCGAATTTGCGGTGGGGCAGTTATTTCGCAACGGCGACCTGCGACGGCATCTGAAAAAAGCCCACCTGGCCTACGCGGCCCGTTGTCAACACTTCTGTTCCCTGCTAGAAAACGAATTGAACGGCGTGGTACAGTTCGCCAAACCGGAGGGTGGCCTGGCGGTCTGGGCGCGTTTTGACCCCAACATTGACCTGAAAGAACTGGCCGGAAAAGCCCGGCGGGAAGGGTTGACGTTCGCCGACGGACTGGCCCACAACCCGCCCGGACAATCGCTCAACAGCACGCGGCTGGGCTTCGCGTCGAGTACGGAAACCGAGCTGGAACAAAGCGTCGCGTTGATGCGAAAACTAACGCGGGGATGA
- a CDS encoding RNA polymerase sigma factor gives MYKRITDEQLVDSLQKGDEKAFEEIYHRYWYRLYKIAFYETGTREEAEELVHDVFEHLWQKRRESPIRHLSAYLAVSVKHRVTDYIKSCITQRKYREYLILHELQQSNATDDSVQFSDLARLVDDALKNLPEKTSEVFRLSRFENQSVRDIARKLNLSEKGVEYHITQSLKVIKHHLKIYQSDN, from the coding sequence ATGTACAAGCGCATTACGGATGAACAGTTGGTGGATTCCCTCCAGAAAGGCGACGAAAAAGCCTTTGAGGAAATTTACCATCGCTACTGGTACCGGCTCTACAAGATTGCCTTTTACGAAACGGGCACCCGCGAAGAAGCCGAAGAACTGGTGCACGACGTTTTCGAGCATCTGTGGCAGAAACGCCGGGAATCTCCAATTCGGCACCTGAGCGCCTACCTGGCGGTTTCGGTCAAACACCGGGTGACCGACTACATCAAATCCTGCATCACCCAGCGCAAATACCGTGAATACCTGATTTTACACGAACTCCAGCAGTCCAACGCCACCGACGACAGCGTGCAATTCTCGGACCTCGCCCGGCTGGTGGACGATGCGCTGAAGAACCTGCCGGAGAAAACGTCGGAAGTATTCCGGCTGAGCCGCTTCGAAAACCAGTCCGTCCGCGACATTGCCCGGAAGCTGAACCTCTCGGAAAAAGGCGTGGAATACCACATCACGCAATCGCTGAAAGTGATCAAACACCACCTGAAAATATACCAATCCGATAATTGA
- a CDS encoding SusC/RagA family TonB-linked outer membrane protein, producing MQIAVAQVLLSALFCSLSFAYDSHAQEILRKEVSLKMESVEVKQILNQIEKQTNIKFVYSSNSIRSHQKTSINVSKSQLARVLDELLTPLNIAYDVVDTHILLHRKAPEKTPVPSRAGLLNLKGRVTDEKGGAMPGVSIVVKGTQTGTTTNAEGRYSLDLPDGNAVLIFSFVGYKAQEVQVGGRTDLTVQLEPEAMALNEVVVTALGIAKDKKALTYAVTEVKGSDFTQAREVNLGNALSGRVAGVNATSTANGAAGSSRVIIRGNGSLSGDNQPLYVVNGIPINNTNQGSPGTYGGTDKGDGLLSINPDDIENISVLKGGTAAALYGSRAANGVIIITTKSGKGQKGLGVELASTYTAERPLSFPDWQYEYGSGSRGVKPTTQAEAIANGRTSWGAKLDGSSAMQPDGVARPYVAQRDNVKNFYQTGSTFSNTLAISGGNETTNFRFSASNMDNKGIVENSSVNRKTFSLSANSTLAKKVVFEGNVQYNLETVKNRTYVADFTKNPNASVQLAATSLDIRTLAPGYDDRGYETLWNDYVFVANPYFVVNKVRNQDDRRRVIGSFSTRYNLTDFLYIRGRLGIDQFTIEGNDITPTGTAYNNQGEMSTRRINTSESNAEAILGFNKEFGRFSVSALVGGNKMVNTSSGVTASSGRFNVPFNYFITNGSSQQYTESFRKFGINSVFGSADIGYNNLLYLTLTGRQDWFSTLSADNNTLFYPSVGLSYVLSDALKAKPSWMDYAKVRASWAKVGGGAPDPYGLTLAYAAPSQSHLGQPLMLISGNTIPNSALKPYTSTTTELGIETRLFRNQLGVDLTVYDRTTTDDIVRATVPFSSSYTNVSLNVGKVRNRGIELLLTGTPLRLSNGFRWDVSYNMAYNENTVVTIADGLKSLALPGATARTQNGFIYHFEGMPFGMIAGYRARTDANGKVVYNAASGLPLQSPFMPLGRGVPPLTLGLTNTFSYKNFSLNFLLDGKFGSKLYVSTNAYATNYGLHQRTVENGIRETGVTVTGVDPEGNPLTKTIDAQTYFQGTAFSITDDYVSDAGFVKFRQLILGYSLPRTVLAKTPFQSASLSFVARNLLLLYSQVKNVDPESNYSSSNAQGLENFGVPPTRSFGLNLLVRF from the coding sequence ATGCAAATTGCTGTTGCCCAGGTGCTGCTGTCGGCCCTGTTCTGTAGCCTGTCGTTTGCGTACGACAGCCACGCGCAGGAAATTCTGCGAAAAGAGGTTTCGCTCAAAATGGAATCCGTGGAGGTGAAGCAGATCCTGAACCAGATTGAGAAACAGACCAACATCAAGTTTGTCTACAGCTCCAACAGCATCCGCTCCCACCAGAAAACGTCCATCAACGTGTCAAAGAGCCAGCTCGCCAGGGTGCTCGACGAGCTGCTGACGCCCCTTAACATTGCCTACGATGTGGTCGATACGCACATTCTGCTGCACCGGAAAGCTCCCGAAAAAACGCCCGTCCCCAGTCGGGCGGGCCTGCTGAACCTGAAAGGCCGGGTGACCGACGAGAAAGGCGGGGCCATGCCGGGCGTCAGCATCGTGGTGAAAGGCACGCAAACCGGTACGACCACCAACGCCGAAGGGCGGTATTCCCTCGACCTGCCCGACGGCAATGCGGTCCTGATTTTCAGCTTCGTGGGGTACAAGGCGCAGGAAGTTCAGGTGGGCGGCCGGACGGATCTTACGGTGCAACTCGAACCGGAAGCGATGGCGCTCAACGAAGTGGTCGTAACGGCTTTGGGCATTGCCAAAGACAAAAAAGCCCTGACCTACGCCGTCACCGAAGTAAAAGGCAGTGACTTTACGCAGGCCCGCGAAGTCAACCTGGGCAACGCCCTGTCGGGCCGGGTTGCCGGGGTCAACGCCACCAGCACGGCCAACGGCGCGGCCGGTTCCAGCCGGGTCATCATCCGGGGAAACGGTTCGTTAAGCGGTGACAACCAGCCGCTTTACGTTGTCAACGGTATTCCGATCAACAACACCAACCAGGGATCACCGGGTACCTACGGCGGCACCGACAAGGGCGATGGATTGCTCAGCATCAACCCCGACGACATTGAAAACATCTCGGTACTGAAAGGCGGAACGGCCGCGGCCCTGTACGGTTCGCGGGCGGCCAACGGGGTGATTATCATCACGACCAAATCCGGCAAAGGGCAGAAAGGGCTGGGCGTCGAACTGGCGTCTACCTACACCGCCGAGCGGCCCCTCTCCTTCCCCGACTGGCAGTACGAATACGGATCGGGTTCGCGGGGGGTGAAACCGACGACGCAGGCCGAAGCCATTGCCAACGGCCGGACCTCGTGGGGGGCGAAACTGGACGGCTCATCGGCCATGCAGCCCGACGGCGTGGCCCGCCCGTACGTAGCGCAGCGCGACAACGTGAAAAACTTCTACCAGACCGGGAGCACTTTCAGCAACACGCTCGCGATCAGTGGCGGCAACGAAACCACCAACTTCCGGTTTTCGGCGTCTAACATGGACAACAAGGGCATTGTCGAAAATTCGTCCGTCAACCGCAAAACATTCAGCCTGAGCGCCAACTCCACACTGGCCAAGAAAGTGGTTTTTGAGGGCAATGTGCAGTACAACCTGGAAACCGTGAAAAACCGAACCTACGTGGCCGACTTTACCAAAAACCCCAACGCTTCGGTGCAGTTGGCCGCTACGAGCCTCGACATTCGGACGCTGGCACCGGGCTACGACGACCGGGGCTACGAAACGCTCTGGAACGATTACGTTTTTGTAGCCAATCCGTATTTTGTGGTAAACAAAGTCCGCAACCAGGACGACCGTCGTCGGGTGATCGGTTCGTTCAGCACGCGGTACAACCTCACGGATTTCCTGTACATCCGGGGTCGGCTGGGCATCGACCAGTTCACCATTGAGGGCAACGACATTACGCCCACCGGGACGGCCTACAACAACCAGGGCGAGATGAGCACCCGGCGCATCAACACCTCCGAGAGCAACGCCGAAGCCATTCTGGGGTTCAACAAAGAGTTTGGCCGTTTTTCGGTCAGTGCGCTCGTGGGCGGCAACAAAATGGTGAATACGTCGAGTGGGGTAACGGCTTCAAGCGGTCGGTTCAACGTGCCGTTCAACTACTTTATCACCAACGGGAGCAGCCAGCAGTACACCGAAAGTTTCCGGAAGTTTGGCATCAATTCGGTGTTCGGTTCGGCGGATATTGGTTACAACAACCTGCTGTACCTGACATTGACGGGTCGGCAGGACTGGTTCTCGACGCTCTCCGCCGACAACAACACGCTGTTTTATCCGTCGGTGGGTTTGAGCTACGTCCTTTCCGACGCCCTGAAAGCCAAGCCGTCGTGGATGGATTATGCCAAAGTCCGGGCGTCGTGGGCGAAAGTGGGTGGCGGGGCCCCCGATCCGTACGGTCTGACGCTGGCCTATGCCGCGCCCTCGCAGTCGCACCTGGGCCAACCGCTTATGCTCATCAGCGGAAACACCATTCCCAACAGCGCCCTGAAACCGTATACGTCTACCACCACCGAACTTGGGATTGAAACCCGCCTGTTCCGCAACCAACTGGGCGTGGACCTGACGGTGTACGACCGCACCACCACCGACGACATCGTCCGGGCCACGGTGCCGTTTTCGTCCAGCTACACCAACGTTTCGCTGAACGTCGGTAAGGTTCGCAACCGGGGCATCGAGCTGCTGCTGACGGGCACGCCCCTCCGGCTTTCGAACGGTTTTCGGTGGGATGTGAGCTACAACATGGCCTACAACGAAAATACCGTGGTTACCATCGCGGACGGGTTGAAAAGCCTGGCTCTGCCCGGTGCTACGGCCCGAACGCAGAACGGTTTTATCTACCACTTCGAAGGAATGCCTTTCGGGATGATCGCGGGTTACCGGGCCAGAACCGACGCCAACGGCAAGGTGGTCTACAACGCAGCCAGTGGCCTGCCGCTTCAGAGCCCGTTTATGCCGCTAGGCCGGGGTGTGCCGCCCCTGACGCTGGGTTTGACCAACACCTTCAGCTATAAGAACTTCTCGCTCAACTTCCTGCTCGACGGCAAATTTGGCTCGAAACTCTACGTGTCGACCAACGCTTACGCGACCAACTACGGATTGCACCAACGGACGGTGGAGAACGGCATCCGGGAAACGGGCGTAACGGTAACGGGCGTGGATCCGGAGGGCAACCCGCTGACTAAAACCATCGACGCCCAGACGTATTTTCAGGGAACGGCTTTTTCGATTACCGACGATTATGTGTCCGACGCCGGGTTTGTCAAATTTCGGCAGTTGATCTTGGGCTATTCGCTACCCCGGACGGTTTTGGCCAAAACCCCGTTCCAGTCGGCCAGCCTCTCGTTCGTGGCCCGGAATTTACTGCTGCTCTACAGCCAGGTTAAGAACGTGGATCCCGAGTCAAACTACAGCAGTTCGAACGCCCAGGGGCTGGAAAATTTCGGGGTGCCGCCCACCCGCAGTTTTGGTCTGAACCTGCTGGTCCGGTTCTGA
- a CDS encoding SDR family oxidoreductase: MAETIKTALVTGGSKGIGYGIAEVLIKDGIRVAITSRSQESAEEAAASLNQIKDGYALGIAADVRDLVSQQRAVDAIVQKWGRLDYVVANAGVGHFAPVQELTPEQWTETIDINLTGVFYSIKATLDELKKSEGYFITIASLAGTNFFENGTAYNASKFGLVGFTQALMLDLRNEGIKVTTIMPGSVASYFNNHEPSEKDAWKIQPEDIGQIVADLIHLPARTLPSKIEVRPTRPGGK; encoded by the coding sequence ATGGCAGAAACAATTAAGACCGCCCTTGTTACCGGCGGATCAAAAGGGATCGGATACGGCATTGCGGAAGTGCTGATCAAAGACGGTATTCGGGTGGCCATCACCAGCCGCTCGCAGGAAAGTGCCGAAGAAGCCGCGGCTTCGCTGAACCAAATCAAAGACGGATACGCCCTCGGGATTGCCGCCGACGTGCGCGATCTGGTGTCGCAGCAGCGGGCCGTGGATGCCATCGTGCAGAAATGGGGCCGTCTGGATTACGTCGTGGCCAACGCAGGCGTCGGTCATTTTGCCCCCGTTCAGGAACTGACTCCCGAGCAGTGGACCGAAACGATTGACATCAACCTGACCGGCGTTTTCTATTCCATCAAGGCGACGCTGGACGAGCTGAAAAAATCGGAAGGGTACTTCATCACCATCGCGAGTCTGGCCGGAACGAACTTCTTTGAAAACGGCACGGCCTACAACGCCAGCAAGTTCGGTCTGGTCGGGTTTACGCAGGCGCTGATGCTGGATTTGCGCAACGAGGGCATTAAAGTTACTACGATCATGCCCGGTTCGGTGGCTTCGTACTTCAACAACCACGAACCGAGCGAGAAAGACGCCTGGAAGATCCAGCCCGAAGACATCGGCCAGATTGTTGCCGACCTGATTCACCTGCCCGCCCGGACGCTGCCCAGCAAAATTGAGGTGCGGCCCACCCGGCCCGGCGGCAAGTAA
- a CDS encoding SusD/RagB family nutrient-binding outer membrane lipoprotein, producing the protein MNSLTKLLKNHTLKIAFVSALALSSCDQGFEEMNTNPNAFTDPVISSLFSNSLIKTAGDGDNNTLYANSKLSGCFVQYFSSLNPWQWTGDKYLYKQDYNKGLFETAYSSELKETAQIIDLVKDKPELSNYLAVARIWRVYILHRVTDMYGDIPYTQAGQGYTDAIYKPAYDTQSEIYPAMLKDLEDNALALDAAKTTFGNADFIYKGDVTKWKRFAHSLMLRLGMRLTKVDPALAQTWVKKAIAGGVMQSNADIAKLDHTGGSANNWNVDAYLLQGGEGVPPSAQGKGYSKLSKTFIDYLKATKDPRMPFYATLWQGNADASKLPQTTAPDVQKGLPSGYDYTTIKSLIPNWTDNMQAEYSEINIHTIASLSTPTIFQSYAEVSLLLAEAALRGWSTDDVKTRYENAVRASMESETLYPGGLSISPAAITAYLTANPFAGGSFEKQMEQIHNQFWVSMFMTNVEAYANWRRTGYPKLTPTNYAGNETGGTIPRRLRYPESEASLNTDAYTAAVQKQGPDLFTTRVWWDK; encoded by the coding sequence ATGAATTCCCTAACGAAACTTCTGAAAAACCATACGCTGAAAATTGCCTTCGTGAGCGCCCTGGCCCTGTCGTCCTGCGACCAGGGGTTCGAAGAAATGAACACGAATCCGAACGCCTTTACGGACCCGGTCATCAGCAGTTTGTTTTCCAACAGCCTGATCAAAACCGCCGGTGACGGGGACAACAACACGCTCTATGCCAACTCCAAACTGTCGGGCTGCTTCGTGCAGTACTTTTCCTCACTGAATCCCTGGCAGTGGACCGGCGATAAATACCTCTACAAACAGGATTACAACAAGGGGCTTTTCGAAACGGCCTACAGCAGCGAGCTGAAGGAAACCGCCCAGATCATCGACCTGGTAAAAGACAAGCCCGAGCTTTCCAATTACTTAGCCGTGGCTCGCATCTGGCGCGTCTACATCCTGCACCGCGTAACGGACATGTACGGCGACATTCCCTACACCCAGGCCGGACAGGGTTACACCGACGCCATTTATAAACCGGCTTACGACACCCAGTCGGAGATTTATCCGGCCATGCTGAAGGATCTGGAGGACAACGCGCTGGCGCTGGACGCGGCCAAAACCACCTTCGGCAACGCCGATTTCATTTACAAAGGCGATGTGACGAAATGGAAACGGTTTGCCCATTCGCTGATGCTCCGGCTCGGGATGCGGCTCACGAAAGTAGATCCGGCGCTGGCCCAGACCTGGGTTAAAAAAGCAATTGCGGGCGGGGTCATGCAGAGCAACGCCGACATCGCTAAGCTGGATCACACGGGCGGTTCGGCCAACAACTGGAACGTGGATGCCTACCTGCTGCAGGGCGGTGAAGGCGTGCCGCCCTCGGCCCAGGGCAAAGGGTACTCCAAACTGAGCAAAACGTTTATCGACTACCTGAAAGCGACCAAAGACCCCCGGATGCCGTTCTACGCCACGCTCTGGCAGGGCAACGCCGACGCGTCGAAACTGCCGCAAACCACGGCCCCCGACGTGCAGAAGGGCCTGCCCAGCGGCTACGATTACACAACGATCAAGTCGCTGATTCCAAACTGGACCGACAACATGCAGGCCGAATACTCCGAAATCAATATCCACACCATCGCCAGTTTATCAACGCCAACGATTTTCCAGTCGTACGCGGAAGTGTCGCTTCTGCTGGCCGAAGCCGCGCTGCGGGGCTGGAGCACCGACGATGTAAAGACGCGCTACGAGAATGCCGTCCGGGCGTCGATGGAATCCGAAACGCTGTATCCGGGTGGCCTGAGCATTTCACCGGCCGCCATCACCGCCTACCTGACCGCCAATCCGTTCGCCGGAGGTAGTTTTGAAAAGCAGATGGAGCAGATTCACAACCAGTTCTGGGTGTCGATGTTCATGACCAACGTGGAAGCCTACGCCAACTGGCGCCGGACTGGCTACCCCAAACTGACGCCCACCAATTACGCAGGCAACGAAACCGGCGGTACCATTCCCCGGCGGCTGCGCTACCCCGAATCGGAAGCCAGCCTGAACACCGATGCCTACACTGCCGCCGTGCAGAAGCAAGGCCCGGATTTGTTCACGACCCGCGTCTGGTGGGACAAATAA